A part of Citrifermentans bremense genomic DNA contains:
- a CDS encoding sigma-54-dependent transcriptional regulator → MRKIKIMVVDDEHLIRWSLEQNLKKQGYEVFTAGTGEDALRLARDEQPDLVLLDYHLPGINGLEVLQRLKELDEEILVIMVTAQGGLETAVNTMRHGAYDYINKPFNLDEMALVIRKALETSELRREVVQLRSEHKKQGPPKILGNSKHMRNVLEMMAKVAKSDASTVLVQGESGTGKELVAKYIHYESARADKPFVAINCAAVPATLLESELFGHEKGAFTDAKNSKKGLFELADGGTVFLDEIGDMEIGMQAKLLRFLEDRTFRRIGGSKMIPVDVRIVSATNKDLLKAIEDKSFRNDLYYRLQVIPIFLPSLRERKEDILVLANYFIEVFSKEFGKPTKGISSMAEKLLVEYNWPGNIRELKNVIERAIILGNDENLLLENLPLEIVAKASHVTVPLTTFKLPPEGIDIEEVERELIKQSLEMTDWNQSKAAKKLNLGIDAFRYRMKKFGFLK, encoded by the coding sequence ATGCGCAAGATAAAGATAATGGTCGTCGATGACGAGCACCTGATCCGCTGGTCTTTGGAGCAAAACCTGAAGAAACAGGGATACGAAGTGTTCACCGCAGGGACCGGCGAAGACGCGCTCCGTCTGGCCCGCGACGAGCAGCCCGACCTCGTGCTTTTGGACTACCACCTCCCCGGGATCAACGGGCTGGAGGTCCTGCAGAGGCTCAAGGAGCTGGACGAGGAGATCCTGGTCATCATGGTGACGGCGCAGGGGGGACTGGAGACCGCAGTCAACACAATGCGCCACGGCGCCTACGACTACATCAACAAGCCCTTCAACCTGGACGAGATGGCGCTGGTGATCCGCAAGGCGCTGGAGACCTCGGAACTGCGCCGCGAGGTGGTGCAGCTAAGGAGCGAGCACAAGAAGCAGGGGCCGCCCAAGATCCTGGGCAATTCCAAGCACATGAGAAACGTGCTGGAGATGATGGCCAAGGTCGCCAAGAGCGACGCCTCCACGGTCCTCGTGCAGGGGGAATCGGGGACCGGCAAGGAGCTGGTGGCGAAGTACATCCACTACGAATCCGCCCGCGCCGACAAGCCGTTCGTCGCCATCAACTGCGCGGCCGTTCCCGCCACGCTTCTGGAAAGCGAGCTCTTCGGCCACGAGAAGGGGGCGTTCACCGACGCGAAGAACTCCAAGAAGGGGCTCTTCGAGCTGGCCGACGGCGGCACAGTCTTCCTCGACGAGATCGGCGACATGGAGATCGGGATGCAGGCGAAGCTGCTCCGCTTCCTGGAGGACAGGACCTTCCGGCGCATCGGCGGCTCCAAGATGATCCCGGTCGACGTCCGGATCGTCTCTGCTACCAACAAGGACCTCTTGAAGGCGATCGAGGACAAGAGCTTCAGAAACGACCTCTACTACCGCCTCCAGGTGATCCCGATCTTCCTTCCCTCGCTGCGTGAGCGCAAGGAGGACATCCTGGTCCTGGCCAACTACTTCATCGAGGTCTTCTCCAAGGAGTTCGGCAAACCGACCAAGGGTATCTCCAGCATGGCCGAGAAGCTCTTGGTGGAGTACAACTGGCCCGGCAACATCCGCGAGCTGAAGAACGTCATCGAGCGCGCCATCATCCTCGGGAACGACGAGAACCTCCTTTTGGAGAACCTACCGCTGGAGATCGTCGCCAAGGCAAGCCATGTGACCGTGCCGCTCACCACCTTCAAGCTCCCCCCCGAGGGGATCGACATCGAGGAGGTGGAGCGCGAGCTGATCAAGCAGTCGCTTGAGATGACCGACTGGAACCAGTCGAAAGCCGCGAAGAAGCTGAACCTCGGCATCGATGCCTTCCGTTACCGGATGAAGAAGTTCGGTTTCCTGAAGTAG